AGAAGATTTTTGTGCTGCTACATTTACTTCCTGAACCCGAATCGTATTGAGTAATACCATAAGAATCGCCAGGCAGGTAGGGAAATCTGTATTCTATATAGAACACACCAGGTGCCCCAACAGAATTTCGAATACTTATGTATTTACAGAAAACATTGAAGAACAATGCCGAACAACCTGAAGATCCGAACAGAGAGTTAACACTCAATAGACTTAAATAAAAGGTACTCTCCCCGAAATTGAACCGAACAATAACAAAGAGAGTAATAAAATCAAGTACCTTTACGCATTCTTAATCAAATCCCTGAAACTCTTAAATAGATACCCCGAATCACGGGGCCCAGGGCATGCTTCTGGATGATACTGCACCGATAACACCGGCTCACTCTTGTGAACTAAGCCCTCAACAGTATTATCATTCAGGTTGATATGTGTCAACTCCAGTTTAGATGTATCGATAGTACTGGAATCGACAGCATAGTTGTGATTCTGAGAGGTGATCTCTATTTTACCAGTCTTAAGATTTTTTACCGGATGATTACATCCGTGATGTCCAAACTTAAGGCGGTAAGTTTTGGCGCCTGCTGCCAGAGCCAGTATTTGATGTCCCAGACAGATTCCCATCAGCGGTACTTTTCCTATCAGTTGCTTGGCATTTTCAACAGCATAACCAAGAGCTGCCGGATCTGCAGGTCCGTTTGATAAGAACACACCGTCTGGTTTCATAGCAAGCACATCATTTGCGGATGTCTGGGCAGGAACAACCGTCACACTAAAACCTGCCATCTTCAGATTTCTTAACAGATTTCTTTTAATTCCAAAATCATATGCCACAAGACGCATATCCGAAACGGGAATAGTGTCTGCTATTCCCCAGTAACAAGTTAAATCGTTACTCTGGTCCCATATCCATTTCTCAGTGCAGGTTACCCCGGATGCATAGTCTTTTCCATCCAGACCAACCCATTGCGCAGCCTTTTGTATAGCTTCCTGTTCAGAAATCTCTCCGCTTACAGCAATGTACCCTTTTATAGTTCCACAGCTTCTGATTTTGAGAGTAAGAGCGCGGGTATCTACACCAGCAAGCCCTGCCTTACCATTTGCCTCAAGAAATTCTGCCAGCCCTATTTCTGAGCGCCAGGAACTTGGTTCATTGTAAGAATGGAGTATCAAACCGTTAAGAAAGATCTGTTTCGATTCCATATCAGCTGCATTGATTCCGGTGTTACCAATTTCCGAACTGGTCATTACGACAAACTGACCAGCATATGATGGATCTGTAATAACCTCCTGATATCCTGTCATTCCGGTATTGAATACGACCTCGCCGCTGCAGTTGTTAAGGGCTCCAAAAGCATAACCACGAAATATTGATCCATCTTCAAGTGCAAGAAATGCACTCTTATCCCTTTGTTGTTTCCATACAGACTTCATGAGACAAATCCTTTTCTTTAAGTTTTGGTGTATGCCGGTGGTATTCCTGAAGACTGCACACCTCAAGTCCACTGTATCTGCGTAAGGTCTCCAGCCCGTTTACAGCTGCACGCAATCCATTAAGAGTAGTGGTAACCGGTACTTTACGCAGTACAGCATGCGAACGCATAAGAATTTCATCCTTATGAGCCTGTGCCCCTAATTCCGGAGTGTTAATTACCCAGGCCACATCTTTTTCTTCAATCATATCAAGGACATTAGGTCGGCCATCAGATATACGGAATATTGCTCTGCTTGCGATCCCATGCTCCCGTAATAATGAGCTGGTACCAAGAGTTGCATAGATAGTGAATCCCAGTTTGACCAGACGCTCTATTAAAGGTATTGCTTCCTCCTTGTCACTATTACGCAGACTCACAAACACATTTCCGTTGTGAGGAATAGCATTTCCTGCCGCTAACTGACTTTT
The genomic region above belongs to Chitinispirillum alkaliphilum and contains:
- a CDS encoding Carbamoyl-phosphate synthase small chain; this encodes MKSVWKQQRDKSAFLALEDGSIFRGYAFGALNNCSGEVVFNTGMTGYQEVITDPSYAGQFVVMTSSEIGNTGINAADMESKQIFLNGLILHSYNEPSSWRSEIGLAEFLEANGKAGLAGVDTRALTLKIRSCGTIKGYIAVSGEISEQEAIQKAAQWVGLDGKDYASGVTCTEKWIWDQSNDLTCYWGIADTIPVSDMRLVAYDFGIKRNLLRNLKMAGFSVTVVPAQTSANDVLAMKPDGVFLSNGPADPAALGYAVENAKQLIGKVPLMGICLGHQILALAAGAKTYRLKFGHHGCNHPVKNLKTGKIEITSQNHNYAVDSSTIDTSKLELTHINLNDNTVEGLVHKSEPVLSVQYHPEACPGPRDSGYLFKSFRDLIKNA